A region of the Ostrinia nubilalis chromosome 21, ilOstNubi1.1, whole genome shotgun sequence genome:
AACTAAAGAAACGAAAGGTCGTCGTGGGCGTGGGCCCTTAAAgctatcaaaaaatattcaaacaaaGGAATCAGGCTATCTAAGCAAGTCATTTTCTTATGAAGTTACATGAGGAGTACTTACAGCTTGACGTTTCAGCAGCGTTGCTCACAACGTCGGTCACAAGCAGTCTGGTGGCTCTAGCTTCTACAACTGAAATTATTCACACTTGTTGAACCAATCAGCaaacataataaatacatattaggaAAATCCTATCTGTAATGCCAACGCACGAAAATCAGGAAAACCCATAAATGTATGTGATTAATTGATAAACAATAGACTTAATTGATAAATTGTTCATTAACGTATCTCCTATCTCGTCTAATTTCCCTTATTGATAAGGCTTAAATTTTTTTGGCAAAGGCTCCTGCAAAGCAGTAGGGACTGGGCCTACGAAGATGGCAGCCGCATACGTGTTTGGTTTTCTGCTTGTCTTTGGACTGGCTGGGGTATGTAGATCTaaattagttcgttcgttcgtttcagccgaaagatgtccactgctggacaaaggcgtcccccaaggatttccacaaagaccggtcctgcgccgctcgcgtaaattagttattattaattaatttgtggATTGTAAGTTCTATTGTAAGTTCATTAGCCATGATTCATACTTTGTTTAATGACTGAGCTTCTTGCGCTGCTGCTTTTTTGCCGAATCAGTGTAATTATAGTGCTCTTGGGCACTTTACTGAAATGAAATTCAATTATgcgttgtttttattttgtaaaaacttacacggcatcataatttttatttcggactagttaggtacctacctatttaacaAATAATGCAAGTATTGAAGTAAGAATACAAGAGAAGTATCAAAAAAATCAGGTGCTTGAACATAATATGAGTTaattattgtcaaaataaatatgtagtaaCAGGTCATTATTAATCTGTAAGTAGTCGTAATCTCAACTTGACAGATTTAAATCTACCCACAAATCTTCTATGACCATTTCCTTCAAGATCACGTAGTTTGTGTGGAACCTGTGTGAACCTGTGGAAAAGTAACCCGCTTCTGTgtttaatctttattttataaccCAGGCTTTCCACCCAATCCTGAGGAATGAGCAACCAGCTTTCATGGAAGACCTGCGCGGGGTCAGCAGtaagtaaaacatttttttttcgttaatCAGTAGAGAAACATAAAAATGCTTGTGCTAAtacagtcgatagcacatcagactataggtacatttttgttcaaaacCACCCCTATTACAAGCATAAGATGCCACATTTTAGCTTGATAGCCTAACTAATTATCCACCGCAATTACACGGCGAGGCTGTCGGCTGTCATGCTGAAAAAcgattttttaaatcgaaaacaGAAACGAAAATATCGTAAAATATTGGGAGGATCCTGCATACACTCGTAGTCCCGCTATGTACTGATCAAACAGTGAAGAAACTCAATTCCTCATTATAGCATTAGTACAAAAATAATTGTGAACAGGCAGGATCGTCGCCGGCTGGCCTGCAGTCGACGGGCAGATCCCCCATCAGGTCAGCATCCGGATGGTAAGCGCGGCCGGCGCCGTCTCATCCTGCGGCGGCTCCGTCATCCACCACAACTGGGTCATCACTGCTGCTCACTGCGTGGCCAAGTTAGTAATCCAACTTTGACCTATCACGTTCGGCCAACTTCGCGAATAGTGTAGCTGAGGTATTATGCCTCCGCTACACTAAGATGAAGTTGATCGAAGTACTTAGACGTTGTTGTCAGTCAAGATTCAAcaaaaccaacgcgatcagccgccGTGCAGCGATAGCGATCAATGCttgccggctgatcgcgtgtgatcgcgttggtttagCTGAACGTTATAGCGCCCAAGTCAAAGGAATTGAACTTTAAATTACAAAGTTTGAACACGAAGTGTCTAACTACACTATTATTCGGCTAATTTCGGTATTTCATCGTAGTGAGTAGTGTAATATTGGATTCGTTTTGATAAAGTTGCACACACCAACTGTTTCGTAGATACCTAGTTCTTTACAAAACTTTGTATTTACCTAACTTAAACAAACGATCACTGTTATCTGGGATTGAAAATTACCTAAATATTAGTATTATCTTAATAAGATAGGATTTTTGTAATTAAGGTAACGTAATAACCCAAATGGATATCTAAAGCAGTTCTTGCACAGAAACTTAGCTCAATGTCAAAGATAATAATTACTGCCAGTAATGCCAGTTTTTTTATACCAGTAGACCTAGGCTGCGCGATATTATCGATTTTaagcgataagcccatacatttgtcgtttAAAATCGACGATAAGATTTTGTCACGGCGCGTATCCTAGCCCGGCGGGCTTTTGTTTGTCTGTACCTATTCAAAATACGGCTCTACTGGCAATGACTTTTCCTGGATGTCCACAGCCGCATCACCTTCGTCATCCGCTTCGGCCTCACCAACATCACCCAGCCGCAGATCATCCTGGAGTCCACGCGCAAGTACATCCACCCTGGCTACATCGAGATCCTGGCGGGAGTCCAGCCCGATGACATCGCTCTGGTCGGGATTGACCAGCACATTCCTTATGGACGTAAGTGCCTCTGACTCCATAGCATACTCAGACATAACACAGAAAGGTATAGCTGGACTAacacaaaggtgactgagtttcttccgccacttcttctcagccagcccatatgttgtcccgaagtggtggtagggcaaactatgtatatttgggacgtgtaagtgCCCTAGAAAGGGCCTACGTagtgaataaactatttgaatttgaatttaatagaGCTATAGagtcacaatacatcttaaactgtattctatttattcaacaaaatattaatgatttcaaaaagaaaagtgatattcaccaaatcaatactagaaataaaaaaaattggctatacccgcttttagacttaataaagtgtttgccacctttatggcacaaggtatccatttttataacaaagtccctgataaatataaagagctaccgtacaataaatttaaaggtatagttaaagatcacatgcttaaaaaagcctattatacaactcgagattttcttaatgataagtcatcctgggagtaggattatggtcctctcatgctcgcactaaaaagaattaaaatcgtgctatgaaaagtaatgtataaactaatctaattttctaaaatgttatagtgtcatgcttctcaatctggactgttacttagctttattattagtttttttttctctaagagataacttggtattgtcattctcactaaaatgtctctggggtggtggcgtagtgaggcgggtcgttacattccctctaatatggtcgaatgaagcgatggctggttcactcgtcatgtctgtgaacaggcgctgctttcggggactggtcaatccaagttattccaacttatgtatgcgagtcatttctactagtatttgagtatgtaatctgtaagtctagatattagcacgtcactaccttgtttaatatgccacgcaattttgtatacccattcttataagatacactatacaagaatgcatggtaaattcagtgaactgctcctgaatcgaatgtacctactactgctatttctatttatttatattaacagcagacagtggtgactgagtttgttgcggcgcttcttctcagcacttgccaaatgttggtctcgaagcgctggtagggtaaaaagattatgagacatgtagaggctccttaagagcaaaatgacgatttgtaagaactatttattagtctaaacaaataaagaaattttgactttgactttgactttgctaTGCCGCTCCTGGCTCTCTTtctgtagtttttattttatgttcgtTTAACGTTAATTCGTCTTGCCCCTTATGCTCTAAGGCAGGGGTCTCCAACTCTCCAAACtacatacatacttacataTCTGCCATCAATCTGGCCCACGACAGCTTAAAACTAAGCCTATGTTTGCATAGGTGGGCAGAAAAATTGTTATGGCCCTTGCAAGATACTGAAAAAAACATTATGGCCCTGAGACCTGAAAGTTTGGAGACCCTTGCTCTAAGGTTTAGAGTCTAACTCTAAACTATAGTACTttcaattttaagtaattacttACCGACTTTGGAGAATCTCTTGGCCTGcatttcacctgatggaaactgatgataGGGTGGAAGCGAGTTTCATAGTTCATATGAAATCTTCAATCACAAAGGACCTGGCTGTCTTACTTTCAACTGCCGAACACAACGATGCTGTTGTTGTTCTGGCGAAGACTTATGTAGAGCCAAGTAGATTATTTGAATGTGATTGAAACCGATTTAATAAATACAACATTATGTTGATTGTAAATATGATCTACTCTCTTTATTAACAAAACCTACTACCTAacaccaaaaatatatttctgtattGCAATATTATCACACATgttctgataaataaaaatatctttatcttttatCTTTAGCAACTGTCTTATTCCAGCATTCATCCAGCCCTGCCGCCTGCAGAACTCGGAGGATAAGAACCAGGACTACACCGGACACAGGTTGACAGTCAGCGGCTACGGAATGACTGACGACTCTTGGAACGGTAATTAgtcattcttcttcttcgtcgctacactcttctGCAGCCTCGTGGAGTATAAGtaccattgagtgcggttttgatTGAAGCCACGTTAAatccgaacggtgaaggggtcggactggccgactcgtcatCCGAGGAAcacgggttcgaaccccgccgctcgactattgtggtgagcccactcgtgacacaagcatttACGTACGAAGGGCTAAcgggcttcatcatcatcatctcagccataggacgtccactgctgaacataggcctcaatgctttccatgttgcccggttggtagcggcctgcgtccagcgccctCCCgccacctttatgatgtcgtcggtccaccttgtgggtggacgtcccacgccgtGTTTTCCGATACGCAGCCTCCACGCCTGAACCTTGCTGCCCTGTGCTTAATTTATGCATAAACTAATTACCGCGCGCCGCGCTCTTGTACCTTCAACCTTCCCCTGCATGGAAGTCTTACTGTGTTACTCCttttgggaatcgaacccgttaCCTCTGcttctgaagcaggtggtcttaccactagaccacttATGTGGCTAACCCTAAAAAAAACCTGATACAACTCTTTTTTAACAGGTGGTACAACATCCGAGATTCTCTTATGGACGTTCCTGCGAGGCATCTCAAACGCCGAGTGCCGCAGCTGGTACATCAGCGGCATCGTCCAGGATACGACCATCTGTGCAGAGTTCTACAATAACACTGCACAGTCTTCTTGTCAGGTATGGATCCGTTTATTTAATCTTTAACTGCCGAGAAACTACACACTAATAGGTCAGGgattcccaaacttattttgtctactgcccacttagagaagagaataaattctttttaacgcccccatttgtagtcgagagtTCAATCAGTGTctaaagcccgtattcacaaacatcatgaggactcacagtgcacgtggacgcacaaggtgacacacgaacacaaagctctattcaacgctgtgcgttcgatttgctgcttaacttaagcaagcatcgtttgtgaatacgtgcgtaAGAGCCCACCTAGTAGATGAAATTACAAATCATATTTTATTggtgatgcaaataaataatagcaATTCTGACTTCCACTACtgataagacgtccactgctgatttctacaaaggccggttggtaactacctgcgtccagcgccttcctgctacctttatggctggttttagaatcacgCTGACGCACTCTGACCGtgagccgaaatgtatgaagcgtcggcgccgagcgatcagcgtcactcagaaacgttcccttcaattgcatacataaggtaaacggctactagttcgtgatagtacgtaagttcgtaagttttttttctagctcaaataataagcaaatggaatattatttataaaaattcttcattactacaaaaactctattatttaagctatctaaaaaaccaagtaccaacattgtggcgccaaaaatgagagcaatacgaagcttcaaactctcagagagccaaaaacagccgtgcggcgtgcaaaggttgctctcacaaTAAGGTTAGCGCTcgaacttcttaagcttatagaaaggcgaaggaacgcccatttgaataaaacttgtaatagtggtttcatgtgttccttgacaattgatttggcttagaaaaaagttataagaaaacgtagaattcctttaaaattgcgattaattgactcacgaaatagcgtacatattatttttcgggtgtcccctatttcgtgacactaccgaatcaaggatattatggataacattttgatgcttggtttttaaataattatttacgataatttaaatgtaagttatgaaacaaataatgcatttatttaagtttctcatgacctaaattcggtatatgtttcgttcactagaatttatatgacacgagtttgaagttcacataaatgaccaattttaagataaattagcataagtactaccagtgcaattttggttttaattcgatttgttttatttatctttgtttatttgtgtaatatatgggatagataatagttaattgacacaatttgacaaacaattatgaattttacttggggaatttggaataatcaatgtcacgaaacaagaaaccgtattaatgttacttttttccaagttcgtgatatataaatgtatagtgttaggtacttttatgatacataccatcaaagaaatcgacatattttttagtttttttaatactgacctacctaaaaaatgtattaattacttactttttattatgaatcattggcgtatctggggttattttcaggggaggctaccctcacttgaagcaGCTCCAGAGATGGGATTAGGGGGAAGGGGGGGCGCCAgccgcccccccccccctccacatttctaatggcttgtataaatattttcacatagtTATCAtcagaaataacaaatcaataTTTCATGGGTACGAATGGGGGGGGGGACAGcccccccccacatttctaatctatacatatatataaaagaaagtcgtgttagttacatcacttataactcaagaacggctgaaccgatttagctgaaaattgtcagggaggtagacgaggtagtttagagccaggagaaggacataggatactttttatctatttatttatttatttaaacttttatgccaaaataaatttgaacataaggcgaacttaatgcactaaagcattctcgaccagtttacctttgggttgagcagaaaagaaatttgtttggcggtacttctagtgcaggaaagaaaaacaaaaacaaatatgctacatacataaataatatataaaatatataataaataaatacatacataaaatagatgattgagttaaactgaaattacaatTCATGAAGATGAGATCATTTTGAGGAAGTGATTatggacagattttttaaaagaaaacttactAGACGCTTGCCTGGTCTCTTCAGGCAGAGAGTTCCAGAGCCTTATGGCCTGGAGACGGAAGGAGTCGGAGAGAAAACCAGTTCGGTGAAGAGGGGTGGAAAGAACGGATTTGTTGGAGGAACGGAGCTGACGTGAGTGCGTAGAGCTGAGAAGATTAAACTGAGACTTAAGATATGAAGGAGAGTTGGGATCATTTAGAATTGAAAAAAGGGTACAGAGAATTCTGACTTTGCGTCGAAGTGGGAGAGGCAACCATTGAAGCTGGGAACGGTAAGCGGAGATATGGTCATATTTACGGAGACAGAAAATAAAGCGAATGGCATTGCTGACAAGGCGATCCAACTTTGTAAGTAGATCTTGATTCAGGTCGGGGTAACAGACGTCGGCATAGTCGATTATCGGGAGGACAAGAGCTTGAATGAGGGAAATTTTCGTTTTTGTTGGGAGGAAGTTTTTGAGCCTCCAGAGGGAGCGCATTGTGGCTGTAACCTTCCGACTGACCTCTGCAACCTGTACATTCCAGCTGAGCGTGGTGTCCAAGTGCAAGCCAAGGTTTTTGACGCTTGCACAGTAAGGAATGTCAACTCCATTAAAGTTAACCGGTGGCACACCGTTGAGGTgacatatttgacgctgacttccAATAATTATGGCTTGGCACTTGTTAGGGTTGACGGCTACACCAAATCGACCAGACCACTCAGCAATGTAATCAATTTAGAACCGCCTACTTGAGGTCCtcccaaaaataaaacgaaCGAATACGAAATGAGGTGTTTATTCAACCTTGCAAAACTTAAGTACAAATATTTCTCAAGACCTATATTGAtcggaaaaaaaactttaatatcGCGTGCTAAagacgaacagcgccatctagtacaATTGTATGAAACTACTAAGTTACTCAAACATATCGCCGGCCAAGGACATCGTGATGTCCTTCATAAATGTAacaatttgtaagtactaaatACATTAcgatatgaaataataaaaggttTTAAAGTCTCTATTTAAGCGTCCATAAGTAAACAAAATTCACTAATTTGGAAGATAACACACTTTGGTAATTGGTCTCTTAACAATTGAATTTTTACACTTCACTGATATCACTCTCACTAAATTATCTTCACCGGGGTAGATTTCTACTACTCTTCCTAGTGACCATTTGGAGGGTGGTAAACTATCGTCTCTCAATAAAACTAGATCTCCGGTCTTAAAATTCGGTTGTTTGGTCATCCATTTAGGTCGTTGTTGCAGCCGTGATAAATATTCACTCGACCATCTTTTCCAGAAATCCTGGAACATTCTTTGTGTTAGCTGCCATCTCGTTAGTCGATTAATATTTGAATCCAAATAGCTCTCCTCTGGAACGATAGTTGGAGATTCACCCAGAAGAAAGTGACCAGGGGTCAATGGCAACAAATCTGTAGGATCATCACTCATTGGAGATATTGGTCGAGAGTTTAAGCATGCCTCGATCTGTGAAGTGACTGTAGACATCTCCTCGTATGTCAGCGTAGTATTTCCAAGAACAcgttttaggtggaatttaattgACTTCACCCCAGCCTCCCACAGGCCACCGAAGTGCGGAGCTGAAGGTGGTATGTGATGCCATGTAGTACCATCATTAGCCAGGATGTTCTTCACTTCTGATTGCAAATTTTCGGTACtcttgtcaaataattttctaagtTCTTTATTTCCAGCTGTTAAATTTGTCCCATTATCGCTCCACATGTCTGAGCATTTTCCTCGCCTAGCAACGAAGCGCTTGAAAGCTGCGATAAAATCTTGAGTATTTAAAGATGTGACAATTTCAATATGTATGGCCTTGGTCaccatacaaataaaaatggctATATAACCTTTCTGTGTTTTGCAACCTCTACCCTTTGAAAGTCTCAAGTCAATTGGTCCTGCAAAATCGACCCCACTGTGCAAAAAAGGTTTACAGGGTGTAACACGAGCATCAGGCAAGGACCCCATCATCTGGGTTCTAGAGTTGACTCGGAACCTAGCACATTTCATGCACTGATGAACTACTTGTCGAACGAGGTTTTTAGCATGAACTATCCAGTATCGTCTGCGGAGGTTACTCAAAACCATCGTTGGACCGCCATGTAAGGTACGTATGTGGTAATCGGTAAGTATTAATTTCGTAAATGCATGATTTCCAGGTAGGATTATTTGGTGTTTAGTACAATCAGGTAAGTTGCTTTGTTGTAATCTCCCCCCCACTCTTAGAATTCCCTTGTTGTCTAGGAAGACGTTTAAGTTACGAAGTTTACTGTCCTttctaacatttttatttgtagataTTCTTTCAATTTCATCTTGAAACACTTCTTTTTGACATAATCTTATACATACTTCTCtggctttatttatttctattcctGTTAGATGTATTTCTCTTGGTTTTTCCTTGGTAAAGAATCGTAGTATGTATGCTGTTACTCGTAATAGTTTTGTTAAACTTGAATATCTCCGAAGTAAATCAAAGTCTTCATTTTCTGTTATTGTATTTTTGAAAACATTAAtcctttcttttttcttttccaGGTCTGTTGTGTTCTCCTTTAATTGCTTGTATGTGAGTTCTTTTTTCAGAAGTTCTTCAGGTCCTGACCACCACAAGTCAGATTGCAAGAGTTGACTTGGGGGAGCTCCGCGAGAAGCCACGTCAGCAGGATTTTGCGTCGACTCTACATAGCTCCAACATGTCGCAGGTAGGACAGTTAATATTTCAGAGGTTCGGTTAGCAATGAATGTCTTCCATCTTGAAGGGTGGCATTGTAGCCACGCTAATACTATAGTCGAGTCTGTATAAGCATGAATGTCAGCAGGAGCTACATCAAGGCATTCAGCTGTTTCGTGTAGTAATTTTGTCAAAAGTACAGCACCACATAATTCGAGTCTTGGTATGGAGACGGTCTTGATTGGGGCGACTCGAGTTTTTGCTGTAATAAGGCGAACGTGTATGGTTCCATCAGCCTTGACGACTCGTAGATAAACGGCTGCTGCGTACGCACTCTGTGATGCGTCACTATAACCATGCAATTCTATCCTTAGATCATTGTTGTTTGTGTTTAACCATCTATTTACGTATATATTTTTTGCTTGTTCCAGGTCATTGCAGAAGTTGAACCATTCTGTCTCTATATCTTTTGGAACATCTTCGTCCCATGTAACTCTAGCCAACCATAATTTTTGTATGATTATTTTAGCTACCACAACAACCGGAGCCAGCCATCCCATCGGGTCAAATAGTCGTGATATTTCACCAAGAATAAATCTTTTTGTGACATGATTCGTTGGAGGTCGTAAGTTTATGTCATACTGAAatttgtctgtatttttattccaTCTGATTCCcaaagtttttataatagttTCCGATTTCAGTATGTACGCTTCATCTGTTTTGGAATCACCATTTTCTATTTGTTCCTCAAACTCTGATTTGTTACTTGCCCACTTTTGCAATTGAAATCCTCcagcattcattaaatttgTCATTTGGGAATAAATTTCAAAGGCGTCTTCTAAGTTGTCAGCTCCAGAAAGTAGATCGTCCATGTAAAAGTCTGTTTTTGCAATTTTAGAAGCTATGGGGAAATTCTGTTCTTCATCTGCTGCTAGTTGTTGGAGAGTTTTTGTTGCAAGATAAGGTGCGCAAGCTGTGCCAAATGTAACTCTGGTAAGTCGAAATTCCTTTAATTCACCGTTTACTCGCCATAAAATTTTCTGATAGTTAGCACTCTCATTGGTTACTTTAATTTGACGATACATTTTAACACAGTCTGATGTAAAGGCGATTTCAGGTTTACGCCATCTCATAACAATTTGTCTCAAATCTTGCTGTAGTTTAGGGCCAATTAACATGTTGTCATTGAGAGATTTTCCATTAGGACCCTTGCATGATGCATCAAATACTATTCTTAGTTTAGATGTTGTTTTCTCTGGTTTTAGCACAGCGTGATGAGGCATGTAAAATGAATTACATGTGTTCTCGTTCTCGTTATTGGTTATTTCTTCCATGTGGTTCAGTTGCATATACTCCATCAAAACTCTTGTGTATTCTGTCTTCAGTTCCTTGTCTTTGTCAAGTTTCTTCTCTAGGTATTCTAACCTTTTCTCTGCTATTTGTTTCGTGTTGCCATAGTCTAAATTCTTCTGTTTAAATGGAATCTCAACTATGTATCTTCCTTTACTGTCTCTGGTGTATGTTTTTTCAAAGATTGTCTCGCATTTTTGTTCTTCTTCAgttaattgttttttgtttttgtatgtgTCTCCAGATTCAAGTTCCCAGAATTTTTGTAGAATGTCGTTATCTTCCTGATGTGTTGATATGTGCATGTTGATTACGTTATGTTTTGAGTCATTGGCATAAGTTAAGTTGATCTCTCCAGATAAAATCCACCCGAGTCTAGTATTCTGTGCTAATGGTGTATTATGAGACCCAGGTTTCACACCCTCCAATATAATGTTACTGTAGACTTCAGCTCCAAGAAGAAGATCTATTGAAGCTGGTGTGCCGTAATGTGGATCAGCTAGTTGTAAACCTTGTATGTGGTTCCATTGCATGTCAACTTGTCTTGACGGTAGAAGACGGGTCAATGACCTTAGCACATATGCCTTTACTGGGAGTTTGAATGTTCTGTCATATTCTGATTGTAGATTCAATGTTACTATGTGTTTAGTGTGCATCATGACATTATTTCCTAAGCCGCTGATTGTGCCGTTTATTGTACGTTTTTTAAGACCCAGGTCTTGTGCAGCTTTCTCGGTGATGAATGATCCTTCAGACCCTTGATCGATAAGTGCTCGTAGTTGTAGTGTACGTCCGTTCTCGGCGGTCACCTTGACAAGTGCCGTGGCTAACAAGATGTTAGTTGTATGTTGGACTCCAGCTTCCATTGCGTAATGTGTTGCTATGTTTTCTCTCTCTTTTGTCTGTGTGTTTTGTGTCTCTTTGTATCCTTGGGTTG
Encoded here:
- the LOC135082078 gene encoding collagenase-like yields the protein MAAAYVFGFLLVFGLAGAFHPILRNEQPAFMEDLRGVSSRIVAGWPAVDGQIPHQVSIRMVSAAGAVSSCGGSVIHHNWVITAAHCVANRITFVIRFGLTNITQPQIILESTRKYIHPGYIEILAGVQPDDIALVGIDQHIPYGPFIQPCRLQNSEDKNQDYTGHRLTVSGYGMTDDSWNGGTTSEILLWTFLRGISNAECRSWYISGIVQDTTICAEFYNNTAQSSCQGDSGGPLTKVDVDGKPTMIGVVSFGSTAGCNSPWPSAYVRPGHYHDWYVSVTGINFDWKTEDLIPVTEESS